Proteins from one Desulfuribacillus alkaliarsenatis genomic window:
- a CDS encoding LuxR C-terminal-related transcriptional regulator, with product MTKYREILRLNSQGMSQRSISSSCQCSRNTVK from the coding sequence ATGACCAAATATCGAGAAATCCTTAGGCTTAATAGTCAAGGTATGAGCCAACGCAGTATTTCATCTAGCTGCCAGTGCTCACGAAACACCGTCAAG